The Mytilus trossulus isolate FHL-02 unplaced genomic scaffold, PNRI_Mtr1.1.1.hap1 h1tg000024l__unscaffolded, whole genome shotgun sequence genome contains the following window.
tctattctttaaaatatgtGATACTGGATTTCAATCAGATCTGGTCCTCCAccatttaataaacatttgatACTGGATCCCTGTTTGACAACATCTGACCtttgatatacatttgattGGGCATTGTcttattgtttgtttctttcgAAGTAGTTGAAATCAATAAGGAACGTGGCTCCTAATAACAATGTTTTCTTCATCACATCTAGATCTTGAGGAACTGAAAACAAAAACCATTAATGCATTATACAACATTTTGATATAGTGATGTGTTTACGTAAATATCTtagaacatttttaaatgataaattaaacaaGAATATGTGTCCATAGAACACCATGCACTGCTTGACcataattttccatgttcagtgatCTCTGGGAACATTTTACATCTTCATGTACATgtgcactaagtttcaagttgatgtgactACAACTCTATAATAAACTACTggggattcatttatttttgtaggtaccaattttcgtggtttgaggaaaacttgcatattcgtggatatttaattttatggttttgacaaagtatatatcattcctttagaaaatttgtaattcattgtgcatattgaaatttatagttcccctgtacccacgaaagccacgaaaattggtatccaacaaatattaatgaatccacagtacctttactaaaatattttaccaataTTGGACAAACACACAGACCAAAAACATAATACCCCTCTACTACTGTAGACAGGGCTGTTAACTTACATGTGACTTTGAAATCGTTAACAGCTCCACAGATTTCTCGACAGCCTCCCCAGTGTTTGATGATTTGTCCGATCTCATGACCTTTCTGGGCATCTacaacctgaaataaaataagtcaaatatcaACACATATTTACAATTTGTCCGATCTCATGACCTTTCTGGGCATCTacaacctgaaataaaataagtcaaatatcaACACATATTTACAATTTGTCCAATCTCATGACCTTTCTGTGCATCTacaacctgaaataaaataagtcaaatatcaACACATATTTACAATTTGTCCGATCTCATGACCTTTTTGGGCATCTacaacctgaaataaaataagtcaaatatcaACACATATTTACAATTTGTCCGATCTCATGACCTTTCTGGACATCTacaacctgaaataaaataagtcaaatatcaACACATATTTACAATTTGTCCAATCTCATGACCTTTCTGGACATCTacaacctgaaataaaataagtcaaatatcaACACATATTTACAATTTGTCCAATCTCATGACCTTTCTGGACATCTacaacctgaaataaaataagtcaaatatcaACACATATTTACAATTTGTCCGATCTCATGACCTTTCTGGACATCTacaacctgaaataaaataagtcaaatatcaACACATATTTACAATTTGTCCAATCTCATGACCTTTCTGGACATCTacaacctgaaataaaataagtcaaatatcaACACATATTTACAATTTGTCCGATCTCATGACCTTTCTGGACATCTacaacctgaaataaaataagtcaaatatcaACACATATTTACAATTTGTCCAATCTCATGACCTTTCTGGACATCTacaacctgaaataaaataagtcaaatatcaACACATATTTACAATTTGTCCGATCTCATGACCTTTCTGGACATCTacaacctgaaataaaataagtcGAATATcaacacatatttaaaatttgtccgATCTCATGACCTTTCTGGACATCTacaacctgaaataaaataagtcaaatatcaACACATATTTACAATTTGTCCAATCTTGTGACCTTTTAGGGCATCTacaacctgaaataaaataagtcaaatatcaACACATATTTACAATTTGTCCAATCTCGTGACCTTTTTGGGCATCTacaacctgaaataaaataagtcaaatatcaACACATATTTACAATTTGTCCGATCTCATGACCTTTCTGGGCATCTacaacctgaaataaaataagtcaaatatcaACACATATTTACAATTTGTCCAATCTCATGACCTTTTTGGGCATCTacaacctgaaataaaataagtcaaatatcaacacatatttacaattttatatattgatattaaatttaaacattgttttacaAGTATTATAAGCACAACTCAATTCTATCCAGAACCAGGATGCAAACATTAGAAGCATTAGGTGGGGATTAATGGCTTGATTTGCAAATTAAACAAGCATTCTGAGAGTGTTGCATGGTAATACATATAGTCCCCTACTGGTAAAAAATCATTGGTATGAACAAAACTCTTacttgatctataacttgtcatggtgtATTTAACTACATAAAAATATCAAGTCAATAACTTCAATCATGACGGTAAAACTGTTGAAACCTGATtatttaagtgatttttttatgtccaaagaccataactctgcacaaaatcatcagactAGAACACAATTCCAACCAGATCTGTAATTAGTTATAATAAAGCTATAATATACTaattattaaatcaatatcttcaagaatgacaaaaaaaaagtgtgaaaaactgattattttagtGAATATACACATGGCCGTGGCAATGATAATCATTTGCTAACACTCagaataaatttgaatatcatggccagccatgtgtaaatttaaaacaaatctatggtttcaatgaattatttattaaatgaaatatatatcctTTATCAAAAATAGTCATGGCTTGTGTTTTGAGTAGGGAGATGACTATTAAGAACCCAGATGCACACTATGACTTTTTAAACCATACACTGTGCTTTAGGCACAAATCATTCATCTTTTGAGAGGCATTGGGGTCAATGGTTTGATttgcaagttttaaaaaaaaaagcagatcTTTGAAGACAAGTGAAGAAAAATGGTAAAAGTTTGTTTCTATTGAAAAGTCGCAGAAAAAATGAGTCTGACTCTCTAAACCTTCACTACCATACAACAGACACAAAATTTTTCTTACAACATCTTCGTAAACCCTGCCAAGTGCAGTTTCTAAATACAAAGTTACTGTGTCAACTTTAGCCTtggtaaaaattgaataaatcatATCCTTAAACACACTGACAGCCAAGTTTACTGCTACAGACATCATTACTACATGAACTACTGTCACATTCAGCATACGGTTGTCATCACAATTCCATCCTCTAACAACCAAAGTATTGCCATTggttgtcatttttatgaatgaacaatCGTTATACCTCATAGTCTGAACCTGTGATGCAttaatgaaagtaaaatattgACAGGTTCACATTTATGTACAGGGATATGTCAAACACAGGGTTGACACCTAGTTATTGCATGTTGTGAAATATGTTGATATTCAAAGGTCAATCATTCTCATTACTTTACTTGAGATATAATTTGAATTGGTGTTTTAAAGAGGAATAGAAATGAGCATTGGGTTACGTCAATAAGAGCATGGGTAATTTATATCTATTgttaaaagaattattttttataattgtttaaataaaccaatttttcaagACGTTTCGGCCAATGGCCTTcttcagttctttatttttcctcTCAACTACATGGCTGACATTACATTCaatcatttttgaaaacaattattttttacatctgataaaaaaaaatcaaagtcaaAGAGCAGATTGCTCTGAGGGCAATACAAGCATGggtaatttatatttaatgttaaGCATTATTTTTCACATCTAATAAAAAAGTCAAAGAGCAGattgctctgagggatacgattgccattatttcattgacacatgtttatatgtacaaatgtagctggataatattaatttcaaaactaattcaactgcacatgtaaaatgtaatattagtaatctgtatatttataaaatagccAATCTCGAATACAAATGTATGAACAATGTACTTAGAactattgtgttttatttttgtaccatCAATTCTAAGTTTACTTTCCACAGCAGTCACTGAGACTCAGAGTGAGAGAAGGTATTACACTTCATATCTTATCACCTATTTTCCTACGTTAATTGTAGGAGGAACCCCATTCTTTACTCTTCAAAGATTTAATTTCCTTTAGGTCAGTGGTCATGAGTCCTTTCTGTACACATTCCTCGGTTTAAATTGTGatcgtttttaatataatacgacgtttaTCGACAGATCGAGTTAATTTTTCTCAACGAGTTGAATCGTTATGATTCAGAATTGAAGGTAGTTACTTTGAGAAGGGAGACAACTCAAAACAATAATATGGAAGACTCCATTTTGTCTGAAGGGGTGTTGTAGTTAAACCTTTACGATGTGgactacatatattttaaattatatgatgcatatgatttaaaattatgcatcAACAATAACCCTCCATAGTGGACATACATAGAAAGGATCCTATGAGTTTTAAATTAATCAGTTGATTTGGGAATCCAGAGCAACCATTCCATCTAACGACCTAGATGGTTCTCTATTTCTTTATAAAAgtacaatatcaaatatcagtttcataatggtgaaatataagaaaaactccAGTTCAGGTCTTATATGACAGAAATAGATTTATCAGAATTCAGAGAACTCttgcatttttatcaaaactgtggaattccctctgacgtgtttctaaattaataaaaacactaaatataaatactgcttaattctgattttctgTGTTGTTAAAAACACACATATAAGACAAGGGAAACATCaaacatgaagattatgagaagaacattacaagaaagttgtttatgttcaatctttttgcttgtttttaccttttaaagcaagacaatcataagaatctgagatgttgctgaatgtttagaataaaacgatTGACGTGAGGGAATGAGCCCTGAGTCAAcggtaaaagtctacagattgcttgaaagCAATCGTATTCCAAAAATGCAACAAGCATTTGTTTTTGAtagtatttattatttattttaatataaattcgtttattataatataaaatcatgACACCTATATTTTAGGCAGATTACATAAGTTATATTTTAGGAtaactcatttttgtttaagCAGGTAATTTTGTTATCTATCTGGCTACACAGATAAATAGTTAGGTAACTTCTAAATATCTTTGCAAAACAACACTTATCTGACAAAAGAAGATTGCATTCTTTAATTGTCTATGGACATTTTAAGTGTTTGGAGTACATGTCTACTTCAAGTGGTTAAAACTAGCAGAATCAATACTTGTGCttatttttaagtaaatagaCCACACCATAATCAAACTGTACTCTTGTAAAAACTTTTTGGATCATTTCCGtgatatatttcaatatcaaaaggtcatctaataaaattaaatttgtgaTGAAGAAAATAATTAATGGACAGATTTAAAGCTTTCATCTGGGTGTTTATTTAATGAAAGAATATTATTCCTGATGGAATGTACCTTATTTAATGTGCAGCTTAATTGCTAAATATCGTAAAACTTACAGGATATATATACTACAAGACCTTGCTTATCGCTATTCTGAGTCGCTattatagacaaaatgtagtcTCAGCAATCAAATAAATCGGAAAATTATCTTTCCCTCTTATGTAACAATTTACTTCAGTCACTTACAGAACACATGGTTTAGGTATATGGAgtcatatatatctttaaaattttcacttaTTTAATGATCCTTATCGAGTTCTGTGAAATTTTCACACATTCAATGACCCTACAGAATCATCTGTATCAACataaaccagatgcttcgcagggcgtagctttatacgaccgcagaggttgaaccctgaacagttggggcaagtatggacacaacattcaagctggattcagctctaaatttggattgtgattaaatagttgacacagcataggtttctgacacagaatgaatgtggtctaatgaacttaaaatttttgttttctcttagagcaattcactatgctgttcaatattaatcctctcaaaaaagaaattttctttttatttatgaaatttcaaatgagaaaaattgaacccaattttttaatcacatccccctttcccttattccaaaactaatctcaattaaaatattctaatggagtttgcaacaataactactcatttaaatacatcataaaatattaagatgtaaaaaaaactgcttgttattactgaatggtaaagattatttaaatttaccagttggtagtaaaaagtgaatatacattgtatattgtatataacaaagatttaagttgattctggacaaagaaagataactccaattaaaaaaaaatcttgcaataagatatttcttgcttactattttggacaaagaaagataactctaattaaaaaaaaaattgctatttcacaatattgtgaaattagatatttcttgccattgcacaatactgtgcaattgaaaagacttgctattcaacaatacttaatataataattttagatcctgatttggaccaacttgaaaactgggcccataatcaaaaatctaagtacatgtttagattcagcatatcaaagaaccccaagaatttaatttttgttaaaatcaaacttagtttaattttggactctttggaccttaatgtaggccaatttgaaaacgggaccaaaaatgaagaatctacatacacagttagatttggcatatcaaagaaccccatttattcaatttttgatgaaatcaaaaaagtttaattttggaccccgatttgggccaacttgaaaactgggccaataataaaaatctaagttaatttttagattcagcatatcaaagaaccccaaggattcaatttttgttaaaatcaaactcagtttaattttggaccctttggaccttaatgtagaccaattcaaaaacgggaccaaaagttaagaatctacatacacagttagattcggcatatcaaagaaccccaattattcaattttgatgaaatcaaacaaagtttaattttggaccctttgggcccctttgtcctaaactgttgggaccaaaactcccaaaatcaataccaactttccttttatggtcattaaccttgtgtttaaatttcatagatttctatttacttatactaacgttatggtgcgaaaaccaagaaaaatgcttatttgggtccctttttggcccctaattcctaaactgttgggacctaaactcccaaaatcaataccaatcttccttttgtggtcataaacattatgtttaaatttcattgatttctatttacttaaactaaagttattgtgcaaaaacccagaataattcttatttgggaccttttttggcccctaattcctaaactgttgaaaccaaaactcccaaaatcaatcccaacctttcttttgtggtcatcaaccttgtgtcaaaatttcatagatttctattatcttaaactaaagttatagtgcgaaaaccaagaaaatgcttatttgggccctttttggcccctaattcctaaaatgttgggaccaaaattcccaaaatcaataccaaccttccctttatggtcataaaccttgtgttaaaatttcatagatttctattcactttaactaaagttagagtgcgaaaactaaaagtattcggacgacgacgacgacaccaacgtgatagcaatatacgacgaaattttttcaaaatttgcggtcgtataaaaattagaagtacaaatatcacaaatgccaaaaaacataataaaaacacaGCTAATATCATATGGTCATATATTAGGTCTCTTACTTGGAAAGTGATATCTGTACATGGACAACAAAAGCAACATTCTCCTATAATATGGAACACAGGGGTGTTCTGTGCGTCATGGACTTCAAACTTTGGCTTCCAAGGGGTCCATCTGAAAAAATAAGGAGTAAAAGCTGTACAAATATGTCACACATTGTTTACTTCTTAATTTTTGAACTGCTAATCATAAATGTATCTATAGAAAGGCCTTGTGGACTCATGTCCATTTCCGGCATGAAACATACGTgtttgtatgtatgtatgtttaaATGACTTACAGCTCTTAAGCACCTACAATAATTACTTGGGgtcttaatttgtttaatttctggATGAGACAGTACCATATGTGTGTATATAATCTTACTGAAATGCATTTGGGGGCTTAATATTATGTCACTTCCTATATGATATGTGTGTATGTATGTGTACTTGTATGGATAAGGCTCACAGCTGTTTAACATCTCCTACAGAAAGGCCTGTGGCTACATTCCCTTCCCTGTCATAAATGTGACCTGCTGAAttaagactatttactggatttgttatCTCGTAAGCAACACAACAGGTGccaaatgtggagcaggatctgcttacccttccagagcacctgagatcacccctagttttttgtggggtttgtgttgtttattctttagttttctatgttgtgtcatgtgtacttttgtttgtttgtcagtttgtccatttttagccatggtgttttcgattgatgagtttgaatgtccctctggaaTCTTCGTCCCTCTTTCGGACTCATTATGTCCATTTCCTGTAGGTAACAGTACTATGTGTGTGTATGTACGTGTTTTTGTATATGTGTGtttcaatatataaaagacTTACAGCTGTTTAACACCTCCTACAGAAAGGCCTGTTGGACTCATTATGTCCATTTTCTGTAGGTAACAGTACCATATGTGTTTAGTATGTgtatgtatgtttatatatatgtgtgagTAACAGCTGTTTAACACCTCCTACTGAAAGGCCTGGTGGACTCATTATGTGCATCTCCTGTATAAAACATTACCTTAtgtgtgtatgtatgtatgtgtgtgtgtgtgtatatatatgtgtgacTTACACCTGTTATACACTTCTACTGAAAGGCCTGGTGGACTCATTATGTCCATCTCCTGTAGGTAACAGTACTATAGGTGTGTATATGTGTGTATttgtgtttgtatatatatgtgtgacTTACAGCTGTTTTATACCTCCTACTGAAAGGCCTGGTGGACTCATTATGTCCATCTCTTGTAGGTAACAACACATACATAAGCTGGCTTGACATCTAAATGGTCTGTATAATTGTATCAATGGCTGCTCATTGTTATCTGTAATGTTCATGGTAAAAGGTCGAGCTGGACCACAGAACTGTCTAACACAACAGTCGGtgtctgtaaaataaaataatctttacatgttcaccaaatataattgacctgCTGCTTGTAATATATATGAGGAATAGACCAAAAGATCAAAACTAAAAGTTGTGCAATGAACCATGGTATTAGGTTGAGATCTGGTGAAGCCTTCATTACCGAATTCACAAGGAACTCATATAGCAAGTCTAGTTACTGTATAGTGGCTTATTTTTgtggggtgtaaattttcgcttattttcacGGAACAAATTAGTTAAAATAAATTCCGTCAATTTACAAGTGCACATACAAAGGTATTAGTTGAAGTTTTGAATACACCGAAAAAATAACCgcgaaaatattttgtataccttattcaacatgttcaatgaaAATTGCGAAAATAACCCCCTATAGATACagtatttcattattcataaaTGAGGAGTGAGTATTCCACttgacaaacaattttttttttcaagcatGAAAAAACTCTGAAAAAaaaggtcaaggacaatggatatgacagacagaaactttgtaaattcagaaatatacATCTTTTTACAAATAGTTATTATCTTAGCAGCAGGATTGCAATCTCTATGTCTCATGAAACCAcagatgagaaaaaaaaccaaaacaatgcaccATCACATATCTTCCACAAATTTTCTCAATGTGTCTGTCAATaatgcaaaacaaattaaaaaaaacattagtcAAAGATTTATCACACCACACTAATGTCTGATTCGATACTAAATTGCCTCttctatttataataaacataacacaTATTTTATCAGAACTAGAAAATTGAAAGCAAGAGTTTGCTCATTTTTTTGGAAGGTAcagaaacaaataataatttattggGTTagcaaagaaatgaaaatattatgaaatttacATTATCTCAAATTTAGAGACCAGGAATTAAttcatgttttttgtcaaaatttaagtATTCAGATCTAAGTTTACAACGTTAATGGGcagcataccacatctacttatttctatatttaaagacaaaacaaagttacaaataacgtttcaaattgatttcacACAGAAGGTGACAAATAAACCCTAAAGgccaaaataaacaaacaaatattacgTAAAATTATTGACCCCCTGTTAGAAATATGAGGTGTGCCATTATAAACCTATGTACCCAAGTAAACATGGtaattaatttttacattaatatttggAAATACAGTACATTGTTACTATAGCAGATTATCGATTGTTTACTATTTAGTACATTTGTTATGATGACAATTTATATCTAATTCTATCTTTTGTCatggttatcatggttataggCTGTGGTCATTTTGTAGTGGCAAAGTTGTAAATATCAAAGTGGAATTTATAGGATGTTTCAATGTTATCAATGTATATTGTTATGATATGCAGTGGATAATCATCATTCATGGTTTCATCCTGAATTTTGACCCTCCATACACAGTCTGTGCAAAACTGTTTTAGCCTTTAGGGTTTATCTGGCCGGAAGAGAGAACTGAACTTTTCTACTGaatatttaaccaaaaaatcttaaaagttTTGTCTGACCGAAAGAATTTTTGTCTGACATTTTGTCGGTCAGACAGAGTTTGGGATACACTGCCATACATTGATCTTTTTGTCAAAGAGTTCTAATGAGGTCCATAGAAGGACAACTAATGAAAAATTACTTGTCATCTCAGTaattatttattacataattCAATATTGATATCAGCTTAACATTTCAAGTTAGAACAAATGTACCGTTGATGAACGTTACTGTTATTGGTAGTCATACAAGTTCAATGAAGTTAGTGGGTAGCAACTTCttaaagtataaaacaaatctataGTGTTGTATAGGTTCAAATTTATAGCAAAGTTGTTAAATAGGACTATTATTAAAATACTACGATTCCAGTTATTACATGTAGACTGACTCCCACTTACATCACATACTCTTTCCTTTAAGGTCTAAAGGAGACGAGTGCAAAcagtctaaaaatataaaagcatgTGAAACAAGtccattaaaacaaatatctacCAAAGTCCAAATGACATGGATATGAGCAACAAATGGTCACTGTATgaccttaaacaatgagcaaaaactATATCGTATCatcatctataaaaggcccttaCAAGATGAAATGTGCAACAGCTCAGATatgattttattgaaaacaaaatgacagaCTGCCACCAACAAACATGTTATAACCAACTTGTTCTTTAAAATTGTGTATACATTTTAATCTTACAAATATAACTGAGTCTAAGGTTAGTTATTTATGCTTAAGTGAATTTTTGTATTGACCTTTGAACTAATTACTGTTAAAGATTTATGCATTGACAAAGTATCGTTCATCTAAGTTgcttgtacaaatgtatctaaatatttcacttaaactttatttaggaataaacaagaatgtgtccccagtacacggatgccacatctatactatcattttctttgttcagggGACTGTgaaaatgtgataaaaaatctaatttggcattagaattagaaagatcatatcatagggaacatgtgtactaagtttcatgttgattgaacttcaacttaatcaaaaacttccttgaccaaaaactttaacctgaagcgggacagatggacgaacggacggaaggccacgcacagaccagaaaacataatacccaTAAATGGTTCATAAAACATTGGTTCAATAAGAGACAAAATTTgatcaataattggcatttgcCTGGTCTTCCTTCTATCAAAGATGTCtgcaataatacaataaaatggaaatgggaaatgtgttaAAAGAAGCAAAACAACCAAAGGCCAGCAATAGGTCTTAAACTTGTTAAACACAGTGAGTTAACCCTGCACCCAGATGGCTCCTAAACATAATGTGTACTAGTTtagtaaaaatatatgtcaGATTAAACTTAactcaaaacatataaatgaagttgaataaaaaaaaatacaagattaAAAAAGGCCAGAGCCTTCcaacttgggacaggtgcaaaaatttGGCAGGATTAAAATGTTTCTTGAcatctcaaccctctccctatacctctaatcatgtagagaaaacaaacacaaagcaattcacacagtaaaactcagtttaaaagaagtcagaGTCCAGTATATGTCAGAATAGATAACAGAAAAAACTcagcaaaatgacaataatacataaatttagaCATGTTACAAAGAGCTACTACCAGTTTCTAACATGCCAATTACTCCAGACCTCTGtttaactgattgaaagattatataGTATTCCTCCATGTGCTAATATATTCTGGAATACATGCACATACAATGTTAATATCATATACCAGTTACATAAACCTAATGGTGACCCTGATTTGGCCCTTCCTGATCCTAAACATTGAAACCTAATTTCAAATATACTGTAATAGTTGTAAGTGGGCCAGGTTTCATGTTTGCCCTGTAATATCAGGTCCATTCATACCAGCTTTATGCAATACTGCAATTGCATTTTACTCTTACAATGACAATACCTTATTTTTTGGGGCCATTCCATaaacaatacattaaaaataatgtgtccatagtacatgggtGCCCCGCTTGCATTATCATTtgctatgttcagtggacagtgaaatttggataaaaaaaatctaatttggcattttaatAAGAAGGTCATAACCTAAGGaccatgtgtactaagtttcaagttgattgcaCTTCAACTAAATCAATCAAAGCCTGAAAGGctgtaaaagcaattgctgccatgtttatgatttggggacttttttttcatccacatatatttaagaattaaacatgACAGGAGTGTTGTCTAGTGTGAATTAAGaaggttttaactttatatcaattaaagactttagcagaaagtcatttttaatatgttttatatttcacaaggagacaACACGTTTACCAGGCTAAATTTGGggtcaaatatacatgtgctgaaACATATAACTCCAAGAGAAATTATTATGGATTATCCCCTAGTAGTGTGTGTAACTGggcaataatttcctttattgatttaattttcataattaatttaaatttaacacttcagttaaaacatttcaactttccagacgcaaatgttgaaaaacgggaaagaaacaaaatattttacaagacataaacatgtaaaatataaatatatatttcagctgactaaaaatattttcataatgttactttgtcatcatttcttaaaaactaagtCCCAAACATTATTGCTCAGTTGATATGTGTCATCCTCATGCGGT
Protein-coding sequences here:
- the LOC134699005 gene encoding phospholipid scramblase 2-like isoform X1, which codes for MADPAHVQMQMQGVAQPQVQGLPPALNFLSALSEVNIHQHLDILEVAIGWEKNNKYRICNGQDQQFMYAKEDTDCCVRQFCGPARPFTMNITDNNEQPLIQLYRPFRCQASLCMCCYLQEMDIMSPPGLSVGGIKQLWTPWKPKFEVHDAQNTPVFHIIGECCFCCPCTDITFQVVDAQKGHEIGQIIKHWGGCREICGAVNDFKVTFPQDLDVMKKTLLLGATFLIDFNYFERNKQ
- the LOC134699005 gene encoding phospholipid scramblase 2-like isoform X4, with protein sequence MADPAHVQMQMQGVAQPQVQGLPPALNFLSALSEVNIHQHLDILEVAIGWEKNNKYRICNGQDQQFMYAKEDTDCCVRQFCGPARPFTMNITDNNEQPLIQLYRPFRCQASLCMCCYLQEMDIMSPPGLSVGGIKQLWTPWKPKFEVHDAQNTPVFHIIGECCFCCPCTDITFQVVDAQKGHEIGQIVNMC
- the LOC134699005 gene encoding phospholipid scramblase 2-like isoform X3 yields the protein MADPAHVQMQMQGVAQPQVQGLPPALNFLSALSEVNIHQHLDILEVAIGWEKNNKYRICNGQDQQFMYAKEDTDCCVRQFCGPARPFTMNITDNNEQPLIQLYRPFRCQASLCMCCYLQEMDIMSPPGLSVGGIKQLWTPWKPKFEVHDAQNTPVFHIIGECCFCCPCTDITFQVVDAQKGHEIGQIVNMC
- the LOC134699005 gene encoding phospholipid scramblase 2-like isoform X2, producing MADPAHVQMQMQGVAQPQVQGLPPALNFLSALSEVNIHQHLDILEVAIGWEKNNKYRICNGQDQQFMYAKEDTDCCVRQFCGPARPFTMNITDNNEQPLIQLYRPFRCQASLCMCCYLQEMDIMSPPGLSVGGIKQLWTPWKPKFEVHDAQNTPVFHIIGECCFCCPCTDITFQVVDAQKGHEIGQIVNMC